The nucleotide window GGGGCGACGGGAGCCGCTGCCTCAGACTGAAAGGACAAATGAGATACATGCCTGAATGGGAGTCCATCATCTTTCTGGGAACACCGGTGTAAGAATTGCGTCAAcattcacacgcacacaaaaacacgGCGGGGACAACAAAAGGCCCGGTGAATGCGTCTGAGCTGCAAAAGCTAATCATTAAGCCCAAGGAGAGCAAATAAAGGCTTGGGTAGTGAgtgaatgggtttttttttggagggAGGGGGGGTCCCATTTTCCAGAGGCTCCTTCCATGCATGAAATGAACTGCTAATTAGCTTGTAATCAGACAGTGCAGCTCTTGTGAGCCTAATGGGAACCCATTTGCAAGTTTGCAAGAGAGAGAGTGTTTTCCCTCAGAAAACATCAGCCACACACCCCCAACTTTTCTATAAAAGGCCCAATTTTGGGATGGAGTGCACTCATGCCTAAAGTAATGTGCATCATACGAGTTGAAGGCTTTTTAGGGGACACATCGCTTTACTTTCTGATTCCTCTCCGTCTTGTTTTTAGCAAACGAGCAAAAGGAGAGTTAGATATTCTTCCTCATTATTTGCGTTTTATCGAATCTTTCCCCGAATGATACTTCACGGtgtgaatttgatttatttaagagggacaacacatattaatgaacatatattttgtttgtcttttagccaggctttaagatgattggccaagaggttcagagacgggaatgttaattggtattgggttccaggtatgaagagagaaggtccTTTGGCTAATtgagcactctttttgaagggaactacacagtcacctctcgAGGCAGCCCTTGTTAACGTGTTGGAACTTTGGGGTTGAAAATGGGGGAAATCCTGTACAAAATCGGGACCAATTGTAGGAGTTGAGCACGAGATGTGCTTTTCCCTTTTGTTTGTCTGCACACGCAGAATGGAGAGCCTGAGCGCCATGTTCAGAACCGGACTGTACATCAACGACCTGAGCATGCACGATTCCAGTCGGGATTTGGTGCTGGCGGGCACGCAGCAGTCGGAGGAGCTGAAAAGAGCGCTCATTCAGGTGAACTCCTTTTCCAAAACATTCACAGTCGCTTGCGTCTCCGTTGCTGCCGGCGCCAAACCCTAACGACAACATTTGAACGCAGGAGCAAAAGAAGTCCAGCAAGCTGGAAGAGAGCATGAAGATGCTGGATTATGAAATGAAGAAGACGGACGACCTTCTTTACAGAATGATTCCTAAGCCGGTGGCAAAGAGGCTGCGCAAAGGAGAGCCGGCTGTAAACACTTGCGAGGTGAGGGAGgagcggccggccggccggcataAAGAGCGCCTTGTTGCCAGACACTCCACTTTTCATGTCAACATCCAGGCCATGACGCACGCTCCAGTCATTTGCTCACAACTAAAAATGAATCAACGTAGTCGTTCGTATTGGTGAGTAAATCCTACATTCACATGCTAGCGCCAATGGCTAACAATGGAGGTGGCAATGTACCAGAAGGCGTCATCACAAGAGTCCGCTGGCTAAATAAAGATAAGAAGATCTCATTTAGCATCTGTCACTTTGGCCAGATACTTTCCAGTACAGTAACAGGCCACAACGTTAGGTACACCACCACATCTACTGATCTACGCTAGTGGCGGAACAAATCCCATCCGGGTCCGGGTGCCATTCCCCTTAGGGCAGTGGTGTCAAACCTAAGGCCCGTGGTCCGGAGGTGGGCCGCTGGGGGGTGTTCTGTCTGACTGGCAGCTCATTCCTAGTCAAAGGCcttattcattcactcacccactGCTTCCCGTCAAAATGGATCTACTAGCTGGGAACTAAAGggcgtttgacacccctgcctcagagccaaaatggccgaggGAGGGAGCTATAAGTAGCCCACGTGTCAGCGATAAAGCAGAAAAATGTTCCTTCCAGGTGTTTCCCGACGTGACCATCCTGTTCAGTGACGTGGTGGGATTCACCCGCATTTGCAGCCACATCACCCCCATGCAGGTGGTGTCCATGCTCAACACCATGTACACCTTGTTCGACACGCTGAGCGAGAAGCACCGCGTCTTTAAGGTGGGTCAGGCAATACGCCAGTGTTTTTGGCGCCAATCCAAACGTCTGGACTCGCCAGGTGGAAACCATCGGGGACGCCTACATGGTGGTGGCGGGCACTCCGGAGAAGACCAAGTATCACGCCCATAACATCTGCGACATGGCCTTGGACATGGTGCGCTCCATCGACCACTTGAAGGACCCCTCAAACGGAAACAACATCCAGATTCGTGTCGGTGCGTTGGACGCCGAGCAGCGCTAACGTTTCGACCGCCAATGTATTTCACTTGGCTTTAAAAGTACGACGCTAATCATGCGACGTGGTCTCCGGTCTCGTCACTTTTGGGGCTACTTAACGAGGAAAACGACGACACGTTGCGGCTCAGTCGAGTCCAATCATCCAATTCAAAAGTGTCTCGTCTTACCGTGTTTTGTGATGAACGCAGGCATCCACTCCGGGATGGTGGTGGCGGGCGTGGTCGGACACAAGATGCCCCGTTACGGTCTGCACGGCGACACGGTCCACACGGCGTCCGCTATGGAGAGCAACGGAAAGGTgagagaggaaaaatggccgcTGCTTACAAACTAACCTCGCCTATATACGGTCACCTATTGACAAAAGCGAAAAGAAGGCGGCCCGGCTACCATTGCTTGCCctttgtctcctggtgccctgcgattggctggccaccgattcaaggcccggtgcctgaagtcagctaggataggctccagcaccctcggcgaccctcgtgaggataaagcggttcagaaaaaacaaaaaaacaaaaaaaaagatattgccTCTGGATGAAACCCTGACAGGCCACAAGATGAAAGCAAAGCCATGACTGGAAGAAAAGTAGTCATTTTTGCACCTTTACTGTATATGTGTAGCAGGAGCTAACCTGAGGTCATTCTGAAGAAAGGTGtctcagttgttgttgttgttgtcgtcgttGTCTGCATTCCAAGAATGAGAAAAAGTCCTGGCAAAGCAGCAATTTGTCAGGAATGCCTTTGACGTGTCTTATCTCTCTGGATCAGGAAATGCACATCCAGCTCAGCAGCGCCACCTACGAGCACCTGAAAGGAAGCCACTTCATTTTTGAGAGGAGGGGCACCATTACCATCAAGGTCAGAGTCCAAACAACACCGCGTCGGCTTTTTACCACATCATCGATGGCTGCGGGACGTGCGACTAATAAGCGGAATAATGCGGGCACAGTAAATAAATGTTATCTGCTTACACAAAAGCTTCCCCAGCCCGAGGCCCCCCAAGATGGCAAGGCAGAGAAAGACACGAGCGAGTTTGgagcaataaaaatgtttgggcTGCGGGCAGAAGACACGTTTAGCATTCCGACTGGGACTCCTTGGTTGTGGGCTGCGTTTGTTGATAATGCCACCAAAGTTTTCCCCGAAGCGGTCGAATGGGATGAAAAAAGACTTTGTGTCACGCGCCGAGTTGTGCTGGGAATATTGGAAATATGGACGGACACGCTAAAGGTCGTTCTAGGAAGGaagctttttttttggggggggggggggagagatCAAATCAGACAACAGTTGCTAAACATCTTTAATTTTGATTGTCAACCCATTAGCAAACTTCAAATATATCATTTGGAATTGAGTTTAAGATGTAAAAGGttcattttttcataaaaagggAGCTGCGGACATATTAAATGCATTGACTAAACTTGTAATGAGCCAAAGGGTTGTTTTTATGATATTATGGGCTTCATTTTAGACAAAGGATTGATTGCATTGGCcaagcatttttttgggggtttgtctTTCCCCTTTAGGGCAACGTGGAGATTGAGACCTACTGGCTGAAAGGAAAGCGAGACAAAGATGGAAACGCCCAAGCAGCCTGTCCCCAGTTCGAGACCCAAACCATCAGCGAGGCCATCAGCAAGGCCACCATCACCGAAGTCGCGGGGGACGAACAAGGCCTGGTAGGATTCAATGTCCTTCTTCAAATGCTTCAGTACGCTCCAATCAAAAGGCCAAACAGTCTAGGGGTGTGCAAAGCACAGCCACCTATTGTTTCTTTCcaccacaaacacaaacacacacacacacacacacctatggTTTCAGACAGATTTGGAATGGATAGGAGAATTGTCCGACAAAATGTTGCGTGAAgcacaattgattttttttaacactctaGATAGGCAGACaccattttggcctttttctcCTTCCAGAttttcccgctggtggcgggcGAGGAAGAGGACGACGTCAAGTCTATTCCCTCCCACCGCATCAAAATGGAGATTTCGGGACATTCTCTGGAGGAGTCCACTGAGGAGTGTCGGGCGGAGGAGATGTCGCTTCACAAGGTACGTACGTTCCCAGTGACAAAAGAGTGGACTGCTCACTCAAAGTAACAAGGTGGCCAGAAAAAGGCCGGCTACGTTCAACTCGTGGCTAAAAGCAATGAGCTGGCCGTCTTTTCAGTCCCACTACAAAGACGCTTTACACGAGTGCTTGGAGGACGCCCACCTGGATCTGGGCTCGCCGGAGTCCGACGGCGGGGATTCCATCGCCGACTCGCACGACAGCTCCTGCGACTCGCCTTCCTCCAAGAGCGCCATGTGCTCCGTGTCCTGAGGGCTAAAAGAGAAAAGTCAATCAGATGCGAGAGCCACTCATGGATTCTGTTTTCATTGTAGAGAgctttgaagaaaaaacaaaaacaaaaacaaaaaaaaagcaaccacACCTTTGAAGTTGAGCTTGTTGATGCTAGCGCAGATCATCTTCAGCCGTGGCTAAATCGTTTGGGATTTACAATAAAAGTAAGAATAATTATTGCAGTGATGATCTTATAATCCTTTAAAGCGTGTGCAAGTTTTACTAGCCCAGCGGGAGTGGATGTTTTACTTTACACatcattattattcttattattcttttttttttgcacaaaaagtGTTTCATGCTTCAGTTGATCACACGTGTATTTCACGACGTCGTGCAGTGTTGCACTGACAATAGGCTTTGTCGTTTTTCAAAACATGTCAGGTCATTGGAAATAAAGAAAGGTGTCACAAAGTGTGTGTGCTGACCTGATTTGTTCATCCTGACAATCCATATTTAGCAAAGTGCGACCGTTATGGAAAATTGGAAAAACTGTAGCgtctgaagagaaaaaaatgcagtaagTTTGCTGTTTTGAAATGGGTTGGGTCCAAATGAGATCAGGTTGCCACCAATGTGAgtttgcaagtttttttttttttttttttactaaagtcATGGTTTATTGGACAATCATCCGACTTAGGCACGATTGCCAACGGACAGCACGTCCGTGGAGGTGCACCCGACGGTGACGTCCTCGCCATCGAGCTGGCCGGGGATTCCCACGCGGCTCTTGGGCTCTGCCGGCGTGGAAGACACGGAGCAGCGGAAGAACAAGACGTAGAGGAACGCCAGGAGGAGCAGTAGGCAAACGGCGCAAAAGATCACCACAATCACCACGCCTTCCCACGGACGCGGGGGCGTGGTTGCCGTCAAGGGTCGAAAGGTCGTCCGTGTGGCGTCGAGACCGCTCGCTGGGGTGGCAATGGCCGTCAGGTGGCTGACTTCCGCCATGACGGGGgcctcggggaaaaaaaatgtgccgaTTAAGGATAAGCAGCCCGTTGAAGATTCCTACGCAGAATAAAATTGGCAATTTCAAAGCATAGCTTTGGAGCCTACCTGGGCGTCGGCGCTAGACCAGTCTGTCCGGGCGTCTTCTTTCGACGGGAGCTATGATGAAGTGACAGATGTACAAAGGGAGGAAGGAAGAGGGGGCGCCTGGAGAACACAGTAAGCTGACAGATGGAGAATAACAGGCATTGTTGCCCTGGAAACCCACGGGACACCGTGACATCACGCCAGCGTTCAATTCATTCCTCGTTGGTTTGCAAACGCACGGTGATCACCCATCGGATCGTGGCTAAAGGCGGGAGGACCCGAATTGAGACTTGTGCGCTGCCTCGTGTCTGCCGATTCAATTCGAGCCCAACGAATCCCCATATTTTACCACGATGAGTGCCATTTTGGATTtggctttggaaaaaaaaacggtcaAAATGAACATAAAAGAAGAATTGTATCAATTCATTTCTGAAAgcgaatttttaaaaattttgaatgttttcTCAGTTTCTAAGGCCGAGTTACTTTAGCGCAAACCAGTTTTAGTCCGAACCTGTTTATTAAACGTAGGATCgtgaatatggaaaaaaataaaaataaacttaaaGCAAAAGATGACTGAAAATTTTATTGTCAAAAATCTCCTAATACACATAACaccatgggtgtccaaactattctacaaagggccgcagtgggtacgGCTTTTCATTGAGCTTTCCACAAATATTGTatgttgcaagtgcaatcagtggattgcagtcaggtgcttgtcgTTGTCGCAcaacccccgctccttcaagtttgtcTGGCCTGGATGGCTtggaacaaaaagcaaaaagctgcacccgcagcggccctccctcccctccaggaCCGCTTTGGCCACACCCACAACCTACTAGCGTTTGACTGGTAGAGAAGTTCTAAAATACGTAGTTATCTGGTATAGTGCCACAGTATCAACATAAGATGATTTTTGGGATCAAGGGACGTAAACATAAAGCAATGATAGAGTAAAAATAGCAAGAACCTAGTTGAATTAATGTCCCCTAAATATGACTCGTGCGACAAACGGTCAAAAGAAAAAGATTTAAATCCGTATTGCGCGTTTTGTTGTGACaaggatatatatatttatataagtgGCCGGTTCTGGATCACTTTTTCCTATTCATGATATTGTTGCAAATCCAGTTCATGCCATCCTGtcagggaagaagaaaaaaaagaaagaaagaaaaatcccaCCTAAGTTCCAGGGCTTCCATTAGGAGAGAAATAGCAAGCACGGACGGGCGAGCGAGCTGACCTGAACTCCTTCCCCAGACACCGCCGAGCAGGCCTGAATCTGCCACTCGCGGTCCCTGTACGTGTGGAGGTTGAGCCCTTCGGCGATCTCGCTGGCCGGCGACGCCGTGGCCAGATCTTGCTTGTTGGCAAAGATGAGCACCGGCACGCCCTTCAGATTCTCCTCGTCGATCAGCTCCGACAATTCCTGCCCAAAAACACGTCTTTAAAAGACCTGGGATTATAAATCCTGGGGGGATTTCTGGGAAGAACACTCCAAATATTTCAGATGAGATGCTTTGGGGAGTTCCAATCTCGCTTTTGGAGCAACTCGCATGAGATGAGTGttccaaaatgtcaaaatccaacTCACCAGTCCGGTTTCCTCAAATCGCTTTTTGTCTGCGCTGTCAATAACATAAATCTGAAAAGAACGGAAGACAGCGCCGTTGAGGTCGTTCGTTTCAGACGGAGAACTTGTGATGAAGGACTGACTCTTTGacgatttggaaaaaaaacaaatggttgCTTACCAGCAGATCCGTGTTCTCCAGATACTTTTTCCAGAAAGTTCTGATCTTCCTTTGCCCTCCAATATCCCAAACGTTAAGTTTCATGCCATGAGAAGCCACACTTTTGATATTGAAGCCCTGAAAAGAAAGATAGTGCTTGCTATGGATATTCACTTTTGACCAACACTACTTGTGTCATTCACAAGTCCTATTCAAAATTCCATTGAAATGTACCACTGAAAGTACAAAAACCACGTCACGTAGTAAAGAAGATTATAGGTCCAGTAAGTCATTCAGTCCCAATGATACGCGGAAAAAAGCTAAGGCGTTAGCTTAATTTACGACTGATAAATACTACATACAAGTGTCCATTCCATCCATATACCAAGTAAAAGTAGGTAATCAAGTCGGTGTCATCGTTCACTCGCTGTTGCCCAAATGGTGGCGATAAAGCATTTTATCGCCACTCACCTGTGTAGGTGTTATGGTGTTAACATCCTCAGAGGCAAGGCTCTTGAGCAGAGTGGTTTTGCCGGCATTATCCAGGCCCAGAAGAACAATTCGAACTTCCCGCTCGCTACTCCCCTTCAATTTCTCAATGACGGAGAGTAAGCCctgccaaggaaaaaaaaacacacaaaaaaagagccgGGCTTTGAGTCATGTCTGGTGGTGGCAGTTCATAATATAGTATGAGAAATACCATCATTTCATACTTGGTTAGTCTGTTAACAAGAGAGATGCAGTGAAAAGTGGCTTCTTTAACACGGAAACTTTAGTAATGTCATTCGTTGCCACACTTCATTAGAAAGTAGAACATTGTAATTACTTCATGACTTTTTCGCCTGAAACGCGCTAAGATTTTTTCTGACTTGCTCCTCCCAAGTTCAAAGTTCCTCTGACACACAGAGCTGCCACGTACTAATCTAAGCCCCGTTTGGTAAGACATAATCGGAGGCTCCATTTAGCCTAGCACCTTCATTCATGTAATAGTGCAGCATGTAACATGATTAGCCCATTAGCACGGCTGAGCTCCTAAAAAGTCGTGTTCAATTTTAATCAACTGAAAATCGAGGCATAAGCAATGAAgcgcttttccattttttttcccaaaccaCGTAGGCTATCAAGTGTTACAAatgtagagaaaaaaatacataatattgaattgaactgaattaaACACGCAGAAACAAGACCAAAAAAGTTGTCCCACCTTTGGTTGGATGGCTCCGCTGACCTTCTGCGCTTCTCCCATGGCGgcggcgtgcgtgcgtgcgtgcgtgcgtgtaggCTTGAGCTTGTCTCGGAGGCCGATGCTACATTCTCCAACGGGGCTCGCTCAATGCGCGTTACGCAAAGGAAAACCAGCCTCGATTCTTCTCGCGCTAAAGTCAAGGCTGTGCGGCCGGGCGACCTGGCAATGGACGGCTCCAAACCATCGGTGTGGACGTGGCAAGCGGGAAGAGGGAAGAGGGAAAGAGGGGGAGGGCGGACGGCAGTAGGATTAGGGGGCCACAATTAGTCCTAGGTGTCCATACTCGATCCATTTGGCCACCCCCTTCCTATCTCCAATCTCCACTTGGCAGCGGCTTTACCTGGATTATCTCCTTAGCCACCTGCCACCTCTAGGAGGAACCCTCACCGTCTCACACACGCATTATCTATGGCACACTCGGTCGGGAGAGTGGGCCATATGGCAGAGGGCGCAACGCCGCTAATGCAGAGAAGCAAAGATGAGGCTCCGAGTCTGACGCTTTTCAGTCTCAAAAAGATGACGTCAGTCCGAGCGCCGACTCGCGACTCCTTCCCGAATCCGAGCCTCTCTCGTAGGGCAGTTTATATCGCCCTCGGCTCGTTGGTCTTTTCTGCCAATGCCCGTCTAAAGATCCACCGTGCCTATTACCGAGCGACCATTCGGCAGGATTAGGCTGAGAAATCTTTTCGCCGAAAGGGTCAGGCCTGTGTTGTACGACAAAAACGTCTACTATGCTCTGTCTAAACTAAAAAACTCAACTCAACTCCACGAAAATAATTGCGTCTAAAACAGAGCCAACTAAGCGAAAGTACACTAAAGTCAACTCCACTAAACAAGCTTTTGCTCCGTGAATCCAGGATTCCgtgaaaaatggagaaaagagaAATGGCTGCGTTCTAGGTGTGTCGTGCAATTTCTAGACTGTCTAGACTAATTAAATTAAGGGGCGGTTGAGCATCCAACAATTGCATTTTTAGCCCATAATAAAAGGAGCCAAGTGTTTGAGCGCTTCTCAGACAGaccttcatatttatttatcttgtctttttcccccaaacctCCTCTTGGCATCCCAAAACACCGCAAAACCCCAAGATAATGAATTCCCTGTTCTGGTTTGTCACCAGAACCGATGATAGACGCTGATACACGTGCACATTTTCAGTCAGGGCTGAGCTTTTTTTGTGCGTTGGGAGTCATGGCGATGGATGGGAATTCATTATGGCTCTTTTGCTGCGAGTCATGTTTTCTTTGTGCGCAGGGAcgtaaaagacaaaaacaagtcGCACCATGTAAATCCGGAAGATATATGGATACGTCCCGTCAACCATCCACGAGGGAAATTCACTTTGAAATAGAAGTAGGCCACGCCGTGCTTTTTGCGCAGCAAATGACACGTGGACTGCAACAAAATGTCTTCTTTTAATCAGGTCATGCGAGTGCCTCCCGCGCACTATTTCttgccacaatgcccagcagaGCTCTGCTGCTCTTCAGCCTCAGACATGAGCAATTTTCACTAATGTGCGCCGCCATGGGGCTGATTATTGAACTTCACTGTGTGCACCTCccaccaccctagtgaggataaagccgctcagaaaatgaatgaataactcaTTCACCCTCCGCCATTTTTCACCAGCCACGTTCTAAAAATACTATCAACTTGtcttgtctgtccctttaaggAAATGCCTACTCCTATATTTATTGTGCTTATTGTGGTATCTCTCATTTTACTCATAGTCAAACGTGCCCAGAAGAATAACAGTCCAGTGACTTCAACAGAATATATACAGGTCGCCCCCAGGGGACGCCATTGCACCGCCTGACAAACAGTCTGAACTCACCTGCCGCGGGCCACGCCAGTGCGCatgtcagctttgattgatgccaatcAGGAGAATGAAAAGCAGTCAATGGACTCCCTGGTGCTGCTTTCTGTCCAGTTCCCACTCAAATTCACCATGGTGGCTTGGAAGGGTCTTTATCGCCAGTTCTCTCGCCTGACCAAAGTTCTGGAGCACAAGCAAATAAGAAGATATGACAAGTGACAAGATGTGGTGAGGGAAAAGGTAAGACAATTTATGATGCAGACtgaaattgttgaatttatGTAGCTAGCATTAAACCAAATTCCAGAATAACTTAGttctgtgataaaaaaaaagaagaaaaatcatgAGTGTACTATATTAAGTGACTGATGGGGAAATAAGTCACTTTTGACTCATTTTTGTCagcaagaaaaaatatgaagtcATAAAAGTAAATTAAATGTCAGAAAATGTATTGGTACGGTTGGAGAAGTTACTACTTGTGTTTTGTTATATTTGCTTGTGTTATATTTTGGGGGCAAAAAGATCCCATTAAGTCAGGAAGCCTGAATTATACACTCGTTTTTGGGTCAAATTAAAACTGAAAGCTAAAATTGGTATAAATCTTGAGATTTACAAATGAGTTTAATGGGAATTTACAATGAATAGTTGTCAAGCATGGGATTGGTATTTGTTGTTTGGAGTCTTTTCAAACATTAAATGAGACACTTAGATTTTTTGAAGGAATATAGTAGTATTGTGTTCCAGGACTAGTCCAAATACTGGACTCTTTCACTCATGTTTTGTTAGTAGGTAAGATTCAAGGAGTAAAATAGTTGACCAATTTCAGTCAAAATGACCACCAGCTGCCACAGGATGTAACAATGTAGATGCTGTTAACTAACATCTAAAGGATGACGTTAGGTCTATTTGACCAAATTGAAATAGGCCAACGTGGCCAAAAGACATTGGTAAGTCGTATCCGTTGCCAATTCATCTAAGGAACATGTAAGTTGCATGTTTGATCTCCTCTAGGGCAAATAAGTGACTAAAATAGTGGCAGAATTCTCAAGTTAAGCGGTGCTACGGTTGTGTCTTGACATTTGACGCTGAATTAAAAGTCCACACTTTGCTTGAATGTCTTGTTTCTCAAGATGAGAACTGTGTGATGTGATCACAGTGACTTTACTTCCTCATTTGTGGCCTGTTGCTATGGTAAGACTTCCCGGCAGGAAGTGAGCGGGGAACCTAAGAAGTGTGCAGGGTAAAAATTGAGCTAAGCCGAGGACTTCATTGCGTCTTCGGCCAACGTGGGCATCGGCTTGTATTCCACTGTGGTGTGGTGGTCCCTTCGGATACCATGGCAAAGAATTTCAATTCCAGAGGAACTCCTGTTGGCCACGTGGTGAGTTAATGGACCGCCAAGGGGCTTTTTGCTTCGGATTGTTCAAATGTAGCCGTTTGAGGAGCCCATTGATTGGAGCCATGTTCAAGGTTTGGAAAGTAATATTGGAGTCGAAATAGGGAGTTTGGAACTTGTTTTGATAAGATGTCTGTTGAGCTCTTTCTCTGCAactataaaatggagagaagagtTGAAGACATCAAACGTTGGCCAATCTGTCGGGTCCTGTGTGACTGATGGTGTATTTCTGCAATGGCGTGTGTCCTCAATGTGTTTCCAAGACACTAGCATCTCCTCATCTGAAACTGTGACTGTCAGGAAGGACCAGAAAAATGGTCTAATTGCCCAAGTCATTCCGTCAGCGTAAATCAAGTTTTTCCTCCGTACATAAAAGCTAGTTAACCAGAGCAAACAATTGTCATGGCCATGGCTTGCTATGCCCTGCTTCATGCTACTTACTGCAAAGGAGATCAAGGTGTTTAACGTCGTTTTTCACTTCTACGTACAGTACGAACGAACAGGCCAGAATATTGCAGGGTTAAATTAAACTTGCGGGTTAAATTTGGTTCACTGAAGAAAATGTATTACCATCTCAGTCTCCAATATGGAGCACAACATGTTTGAGTAGCTGAATTATTTTAGCCAAAGGTAGGCGAGTGTCGTTTGCCGTTTTGCATGGGACTCTACTtaactttttattttgtgttcttTGGCTTTCTCTCCGCAGAACCTCGCGGCGTCAGACGGAGGTGAGCACGAAGCGGGGCGGCCTGGAACAAGTCGCCGCACGACACGAAAAGATATCTGATTTAGCCTCGTTCTTGGTTCCGCTTTGACTTTGTGGTAAAATGGGTGTGCACCGTGTGAATGTGCGCAGAGTTGAATATGTTCACACGCAGCTGTGCGGCCAGCAGTAGTTCCAGCCTCCCCGGAACCCCGGGCGGAGAAGCCTACCCTGCTAACAATGTGCTGAGCTGGGCGCTCTCCTTTGAGAAGCTGCTGGAAGACCCCAGCGGCGTCAACTACTTTACCGTCAGTTGAAATCTAGCGGCACCTTGAGGATTTTGCAAAAGCCGCTTTGAGAAAGCCTTCGTTTGCTTGCCAATCTTTCCGTGCAGGCCTTCCTGAAATCGGAGGTGAGCGAGGAGAACATATTGTTCTGGCAAGCCTGCCAAGAGTTCAAGAAGATCCCGGCCACATCATTGGAACAAGtatgccggccggccggccggccggccggccggctttCCCTTCTTCTATGCTAATGAGCTTTGAAGGATCAAGTTGCAGCAAAGCAATTCTTGATTGAGTTCACGAGTTCCGATGACattgaagattttgtaaactaaggtgccATCTGCGTATTTAACtatattgttccagttcaggcgtttgagtttttttaatttctgacagtggtggtttgtttttggctttctgtccaatcatGTCAAAGCTTGCTTAGAAATGATGCTCTCTTATCAAGAATAGCAATTTCCACAGAAACAAATCTTAACATCACAAAAAGAACAGGGAAGGAGAGCGTGAAGATATGCTGCGTTCAGACCAAAGTTTAACCCACTCCTCGCTCGTCGCCCAATGTCATTCTCTAGTCACGCAGACCTTAGGTCACTGGCGGTAAAAGTCAAACAACTTGCGGTTTCACTTAACCTAAAAATAAGAAGACTGCTTCGCGTGGCAATGTGGACGGGTTGTCTTT belongs to Stigmatopora argus isolate UIUO_Sarg chromosome 9, RoL_Sarg_1.0, whole genome shotgun sequence and includes:
- the LOC144081960 gene encoding soluble guanylate cyclase 88E-like isoform X2, which translates into the protein MYGLLCESLHDFIKESYGDDVWKLVRERADVRLHSFVTHQVYSESVIPRIAKAASGVTGTPYNELMNSWGVYFLGFVGKYGYDRILKVLGRHVRDFVNGLDNLHEYLRFSYPKVQPPTFFCQEESATGVTLHYRSKRKGYLHYAMGQLRQMGKQFYDTDIHVEVLSEQMVGEYSHVTMRLNFDNSAYRYIMKGDEEEQEILPITSDFFFEVFPFNIVFRQDLVVHNVGSGLSTVFPDLDGKKINDAFLLARPLVEFTWNMIISHPNNLFEMMSMEPVKRERNLHNRVQNSDYENANRTADVDVELMAFQSIIGDDYKDGNSANAMESWGDGSRCLRLKGQMRYMPEWESIIFLGTPVMESLSAMFRTGLYINDLSMHDSSRDLVLAGTQQSEELKRALIQEQKKSSKLEESMKMLDYEMKKTDDLLYRMIPKPVAKRLRKGEPAVNTCEVFPDVTILFSDVVGFTRICSHITPMQVVSMLNTMYTLFDTLSEKHRVFKVETIGDAYMVVAGTPEKTKYHAHNICDMALDMVRSIDHLKDPSNGNNIQIRVGIHSGMVVAGVVGHKMPRYGLHGDTVHTASAMESNGKEMHIQLSSATYEHLKGSHFIFERRGTITIKGNVEIETYWLKGKRDKDGNAQAACPQFETQTISEAISKATITEVAGDEQGLIFPLVAGEEEDDVKSIPSHRIKMEISGHSLEESTEECRAEEMSLHKSHYKDALHECLEDAHLDLGSPESDGGDSIADSHDSSCDSPSSKSAMCSVS
- the LOC144081965 gene encoding ADP-ribosylation factor-like protein 3, producing the protein MGEAQKVSGAIQPKGLLSVIEKLKGSSEREVRIVLLGLDNAGKTTLLKSLASEDVNTITPTQGFNIKSVASHGMKLNVWDIGGQRKIRTFWKKYLENTDLLIYVIDSADKKRFEETGLELSELIDEENLKGVPVLIFANKQDLATASPASEIAEGLNLHTYRDREWQIQACSAVSGEGVQDGMNWICNNIMNRKK
- the LOC144081960 gene encoding soluble guanylate cyclase 88E-like isoform X1, translating into MYGLLCESLHDFIKESYGDDVWKLVRERADVRLHSFVTHQVYSESVIPRIAKAASGVTGTPYNELMNSWGVYFLGFVGKYGYDRILKVLGRHVRDFVNGLDNLHEYLRFSYPKVQPPTFFCQEESATGVTLHYRSKRKGYLHYAMGQLRQMGKQFYDTDIHVEVLSEQMVGEYSHVTMRLNFDNSAYRYIMKGDEEEQEILPITSDFFFEVFPFNIVFRQDLVVHNVGSGLSTVFPDLDGKKINDAFLLARPLVEFTWNMIISHPNNLFEMMSMEPVKRERNLHNRVQSKTGSHVNSRRDSDYENANRTADVDVELMAFQSIIGDDYKDGNSANAMESWGDGSRCLRLKGQMRYMPEWESIIFLGTPVMESLSAMFRTGLYINDLSMHDSSRDLVLAGTQQSEELKRALIQEQKKSSKLEESMKMLDYEMKKTDDLLYRMIPKPVAKRLRKGEPAVNTCEVFPDVTILFSDVVGFTRICSHITPMQVVSMLNTMYTLFDTLSEKHRVFKVETIGDAYMVVAGTPEKTKYHAHNICDMALDMVRSIDHLKDPSNGNNIQIRVGIHSGMVVAGVVGHKMPRYGLHGDTVHTASAMESNGKEMHIQLSSATYEHLKGSHFIFERRGTITIKGNVEIETYWLKGKRDKDGNAQAACPQFETQTISEAISKATITEVAGDEQGLIFPLVAGEEEDDVKSIPSHRIKMEISGHSLEESTEECRAEEMSLHKSHYKDALHECLEDAHLDLGSPESDGGDSIADSHDSSCDSPSSKSAMCSVS